The Phycisphaeraceae bacterium genome includes a window with the following:
- a CDS encoding helicase C-terminal domain-containing protein: MDPTQLLGPDGPIARRLGDAYEERPQQADMARAVWAALRERRPLLVEAGTGVGKSFAYLLPMVLHALGMSDHQDEGVGSKKRVVISTHTIALQEQLISKDIPLLQSVLPGVADEFSAVLVKGRGNYLSQRRLSRAWGRQAQLFDEDQSIHSLEIIREWSNETGDGTLATLPQLPRPGVWSDVQSDAEDCLGRRCPTYNTCFFQNARRRMAHADVLIVNHALFFADLALREQGIGILPPYDAVVLDEAHTIEDVAAEHFGLGISRGQLILLLNRLFNPSRSRGTLVAQNGLADADLLEAAIRQVEFTRAAGDHYFNAWLDWHRAHDRSNGRIREAGVIEDVLSDPLARLASMIRRVRDAIEDEQDRLELASYADRAEALARSIGIWNGQELTDAVYWIEVSQSGRSPRIRLSAAPIEVAPNLSRLLFGATDSDGKPLPVVLTSATLADQQGTRSNAETDPFAHIRTRLGCGNIEGVRLDSPFDYTRQAELLIYDRLPEPRDPRYLDAATLAALEQIDATEGGVFMLFTSYRDLREIARRLSSSLDDRSMPMLIQGAGIERNELLARFRHDRRSVLLGTDTFWQGVDVPGDHLRNVIIMRLPFASPDRPVVEARLERIEAQGKSAFAHYSLPEAVLKFKQGFGRLIRTRSDSGRVVVLDARLALKPYGRRFLAALPELPIRRLGQPSQLDQASQSLPDSLDAPWYG, translated from the coding sequence ATGGACCCCACCCAACTTCTCGGCCCAGATGGCCCGATCGCGAGACGGCTGGGGGACGCGTACGAAGAGCGTCCCCAGCAGGCCGACATGGCCCGTGCTGTCTGGGCGGCCCTTCGTGAAAGGCGCCCGCTGCTGGTCGAAGCCGGCACCGGCGTCGGCAAGTCGTTTGCGTATCTCCTGCCCATGGTTCTCCACGCTCTTGGTATGTCTGATCATCAGGACGAGGGGGTTGGCTCTAAGAAGAGAGTGGTGATTTCGACGCACACGATCGCGCTGCAGGAGCAGCTCATCAGCAAGGACATCCCCTTGCTCCAGTCGGTTCTGCCCGGTGTGGCTGACGAGTTCTCCGCTGTGCTGGTCAAAGGTCGGGGCAACTACCTGTCTCAGCGGCGTCTGTCGCGTGCGTGGGGGCGGCAGGCGCAGCTCTTTGACGAGGACCAGTCGATTCACAGCCTCGAAATCATCCGAGAATGGTCCAACGAAACCGGCGACGGCACCCTGGCGACCCTCCCTCAACTCCCTCGGCCGGGTGTTTGGAGTGATGTTCAGTCTGATGCGGAAGACTGCCTCGGCCGGCGGTGCCCGACGTACAACACCTGCTTCTTTCAGAATGCACGCCGGCGGATGGCTCATGCCGACGTGCTGATCGTCAACCACGCGCTATTCTTCGCTGACCTTGCGCTGCGAGAGCAGGGCATCGGCATTCTCCCGCCTTATGACGCTGTGGTTCTTGATGAGGCCCACACGATCGAGGATGTCGCGGCAGAGCACTTTGGTCTGGGCATCAGCCGCGGGCAACTCATCCTTCTACTGAACCGACTGTTCAATCCGAGTCGCTCGCGCGGGACGCTTGTGGCTCAGAACGGGCTCGCCGACGCTGACCTGCTTGAGGCCGCCATTCGCCAGGTCGAGTTCACTCGGGCCGCTGGCGATCACTATTTCAATGCCTGGCTCGACTGGCACCGGGCCCACGACAGAAGCAACGGTCGCATCCGCGAAGCCGGGGTCATTGAGGATGTCCTATCTGATCCTCTGGCTCGCCTGGCTTCCATGATTCGGCGGGTCCGCGATGCGATCGAAGACGAGCAGGACCGTCTGGAACTGGCCTCCTACGCTGACCGCGCAGAGGCGCTCGCTCGGTCGATCGGTATCTGGAACGGGCAGGAGCTCACTGATGCCGTTTACTGGATCGAGGTCAGCCAGTCAGGCCGTTCGCCACGGATCCGACTGTCTGCAGCACCGATCGAGGTCGCTCCGAACCTGTCACGTCTGCTCTTCGGAGCCACCGACTCTGATGGCAAGCCTCTGCCCGTGGTCCTGACGTCGGCGACGCTTGCCGATCAGCAGGGCACACGCTCGAACGCTGAGACTGACCCTTTCGCGCACATCCGCACTCGGCTTGGCTGCGGCAACATTGAAGGCGTCCGACTCGATTCGCCTTTTGACTACACCCGGCAGGCGGAGCTGCTGATCTACGATCGTCTTCCGGAACCCCGAGACCCGCGCTATCTCGATGCCGCGACGCTCGCCGCTCTCGAACAGATCGACGCGACCGAAGGCGGGGTTTTCATGCTCTTCACGAGCTACCGCGACCTACGCGAGATTGCCCGCCGGCTCTCTTCGTCCCTCGATGACCGCTCGATGCCCATGCTGATTCAGGGGGCTGGTATCGAGCGCAACGAGCTGCTTGCTCGATTCCGCCACGACCGGCGCTCTGTGCTTCTGGGAACCGACACCTTCTGGCAGGGGGTCGATGTCCCCGGCGATCACCTGCGTAATGTCATCATCATGCGGCTCCCTTTCGCTTCGCCGGACCGACCGGTCGTCGAAGCCCGTCTGGAACGCATCGAAGCGCAGGGCAAATCCGCTTTCGCACACTACTCCCTGCCCGAAGCCGTTCTCAAGTTCAAACAGGGCTTTGGCCGGCTGATTCGCACCCGCTCAGACTCTGGGCGTGTCGTCGTTCTCGACGCCCGACTCGCCCTCAAGCCTTATGGCCGCCGGTTTCTCGCTGCCTTGCCCGAACTGCCCATCCGCCGGCTTGGTCAGCCTTCCCAGCTTGACCAAGCCTCACAATCTCTCCCAGACAGCCTCGATGCGCCCTGGTACGGGTGA
- a CDS encoding arsenate reductase ArsC → MNASNQSRSDSGKSRFGMVNGQQPRRVLLLSRNNRCNSQMMEAWMRHLGRNRLEVVSAGLMPDDLHPLAVEVMFEVGMDISTQKPKPVEGVISEPFEFVITLCDYARDHCPAIQGARWMVHHPFRDPDMSSGNDERRLGAFRMVRDDLHDWAKSFVNWAVQQPVGQQVVSA, encoded by the coding sequence ATGAATGCCAGCAACCAGAGCCGCAGCGATTCGGGCAAGTCCCGATTCGGTATGGTCAACGGCCAGCAGCCTCGTCGCGTCCTCCTGCTCTCGCGTAACAACCGCTGCAACTCGCAGATGATGGAAGCCTGGATGCGCCACCTAGGCCGTAACCGACTCGAAGTCGTTAGCGCTGGTCTCATGCCCGATGATCTCCATCCCCTCGCCGTGGAAGTGATGTTCGAGGTCGGTATGGATATCTCCACGCAGAAGCCCAAGCCCGTCGAGGGCGTGATTAGTGAGCCCTTCGAGTTCGTGATTACTCTCTGCGACTATGCCCGTGATCATTGTCCAGCGATTCAGGGTGCGCGATGGATGGTCCATCATCCTTTCCGCGATCCCGACATGTCTTCAGGCAATGACGAACGGCGCTTGGGTGCCTTCCGCATGGTCCGCGATGACCTGCACGACTGGGCCAAGTCCTTTGTGAACTGGGCGGTCCAGCAGCCCGTTGGTCAGCAGGTTGTCTCAGCCTGA
- a CDS encoding nitroreductase family protein — MENPAPTEYPIIDVAKRRWSPYGFAPKVVTSQKIRSLIEAARWAASSYNEQPWRFILAPRTDEPAFEKAMDCLIEANRGWAKNAGLLILTAVSTTFTKNGKPNRVAEHDLGLAAGNLSLQATAMGLFVHQMAGIDQDKVRETYGVPEGFTPMTAIAVGYGATLDDMPEEFRQRDETERSRKPFDEFVYADSWGTASPLMKA; from the coding sequence ATGGAAAACCCGGCGCCCACGGAATACCCGATCATTGATGTCGCCAAGCGGCGTTGGAGCCCCTACGGCTTTGCGCCGAAGGTGGTCACGTCGCAAAAGATCCGCTCGCTGATAGAAGCCGCCCGGTGGGCGGCGTCGTCTTACAACGAACAACCCTGGCGGTTCATCCTCGCACCCAGGACGGACGAGCCAGCGTTTGAGAAGGCCATGGATTGCCTGATCGAAGCAAATCGCGGCTGGGCGAAGAACGCAGGACTATTGATCCTCACAGCGGTCAGCACGACGTTCACCAAGAACGGCAAGCCGAATCGAGTCGCTGAGCACGACCTCGGATTGGCGGCGGGGAATCTGTCGCTGCAGGCCACCGCGATGGGCCTCTTCGTCCACCAGATGGCAGGGATCGATCAGGACAAGGTGCGCGAGACCTACGGGGTTCCTGAAGGCTTTACGCCAATGACAGCAATCGCGGTGGGCTATGGCGCGACCCTGGATGACATGCCCGAGGAGTTTCGCCAGCGAGATGAGACCGAACGCAGCCGCAAACCATTCGACGAGTTCGTCTATGCCGATTCATGGGGCACCGCTTCGCCTTTGATGAAGGCGTAG
- the eno gene encoding phosphopyruvate hydratase yields MSFEIEVVHGRQVIDSRGNPTVEVEVLLADGSQGRAMVPSGASTGENEAVELRDGEKDYYLGKSVEKAVANVNDEIAPELIGLDGRDQQYIDGLMIELDGTETKSKLGANAILGVSMATAHAAADACGLPLYRYLGGAGAKTLPVPMLNILNGGKHADNTVDFQEFMIQPWGFERFEDAMRAGVEIYHKLKSVLKDKGLSTAVGDEGGFAPDLKDNEDALKIIEEAVDKAGYKWGEQIYVALDPATSELWNEAEKDGKKGYKFFSSSQEIISSEQMADLWASWCKKYPIRSIEDGLAENDWDGWKVLTDKLGDKVQLVGDDLFVTNEKFLRKGIDMGCGNAILVKVNQIGTLSETFDAVGLAMRSGYNAVLSHRSGETEDATIADIAVATNCAQIKTGAPCRSDRNAKYNQLIRIAEELGDTAVYGGQFWNKG; encoded by the coding sequence ATGAGCTTCGAGATCGAAGTCGTCCATGGCCGGCAGGTGATTGACTCGCGTGGCAACCCGACCGTCGAGGTTGAAGTTCTGCTGGCCGACGGCAGCCAGGGCCGAGCCATGGTGCCCAGCGGCGCGAGCACAGGAGAGAACGAAGCCGTCGAGCTGCGCGATGGCGAGAAGGATTACTACCTGGGCAAGAGCGTCGAGAAGGCCGTGGCGAACGTCAACGACGAGATCGCACCGGAGCTGATCGGGCTCGACGGTCGGGATCAGCAGTACATCGATGGCCTGATGATCGAACTCGACGGCACCGAGACCAAATCCAAGCTCGGAGCCAACGCGATCCTGGGCGTCTCGATGGCAACCGCCCATGCAGCGGCAGACGCATGCGGACTCCCGCTGTACCGCTATCTGGGTGGTGCGGGCGCTAAGACGCTGCCGGTCCCGATGCTCAACATCCTCAATGGCGGGAAGCACGCGGACAACACCGTGGACTTCCAAGAGTTCATGATCCAGCCCTGGGGCTTCGAGCGGTTTGAAGACGCCATGCGAGCCGGCGTCGAGATCTACCACAAGCTCAAGAGCGTGCTCAAGGACAAGGGCCTGTCAACAGCCGTTGGTGATGAGGGAGGATTCGCGCCGGACCTCAAGGACAACGAGGACGCGCTCAAGATCATCGAGGAGGCCGTCGACAAGGCCGGCTACAAGTGGGGCGAGCAGATCTACGTCGCGCTCGACCCGGCGACCAGCGAGCTGTGGAATGAGGCGGAGAAGGACGGCAAGAAGGGCTACAAGTTCTTCTCGTCGTCGCAGGAGATCATCTCGTCGGAGCAGATGGCCGACTTGTGGGCGAGCTGGTGCAAGAAGTATCCGATCCGCTCGATCGAAGATGGTCTCGCGGAAAACGATTGGGACGGCTGGAAGGTGTTGACCGACAAGCTGGGCGACAAAGTTCAGCTCGTGGGCGATGACCTGTTTGTCACCAACGAGAAGTTCCTGCGCAAGGGCATCGACATGGGCTGCGGTAACGCCATCCTGGTCAAGGTCAACCAGATCGGCACGCTCAGCGAGACGTTCGACGCCGTCGGATTGGCGATGCGTAGCGGCTACAACGCCGTCCTCTCCCACCGTTCCGGCGAGACCGAGGACGCCACCATCGCCGACATTGCAGTCGCCACCAACTGCGCCCAGATCAAGACCGGTGCCCCCTGCCGATCCGACCGCAACGCCAAGTACAACCAGCTCATCCGGATCGCGGAAGAGTTGGGCGATACAGCGGTCTACGGCGGACAGTTCTGGAACAAGGGCTGA
- a CDS encoding 50S ribosomal protein L34 — MTTHYQKRRSRVKRARMWGFRARMKTKLGRKMINRKRRTGRSVNVRHNF; from the coding sequence ATGACGACCCACTACCAGAAGCGCCGCAGTCGCGTCAAGCGGGCCCGCATGTGGGGCTTCCGGGCCCGGATGAAGACGAAGCTTGGTCGCAAGATGATCAACCGCAAGCGTCGAACCGGCCGCAGCGTCAACGTTCGCCACAACTTCTAA
- the rnc gene encoding ribonuclease III, with protein sequence MDDAIKARCEEALGHTFANPDLLERALTHASSTGERLDSNERYEFLGDAILGQVVCEYLFHELPEEQEGELTKIKSAVVSRRACATVSRKLGLPKMLSLGKGMHTTAALPQSVAAAVYESVIAAIYLDAGIEPARAFILRTMTPVLEECTQSLHQHNFKSVLQHYTQRHQPANPSYVLLDEKGPDHAKAFEVCVEIAGFRFDSAWANNKKEAEQKAALQALTDMDIASLSEDGTITIHEDRYDQPPRIDQLSSDSG encoded by the coding sequence ATGGACGACGCCATCAAAGCCCGCTGCGAAGAAGCCCTCGGCCACACCTTCGCCAACCCCGACCTCCTCGAACGCGCCCTCACCCACGCCTCCAGCACCGGCGAACGTCTCGACAGCAACGAACGCTACGAGTTCCTGGGCGACGCCATCCTCGGGCAGGTCGTCTGCGAATACCTGTTCCACGAACTCCCCGAAGAGCAGGAAGGCGAGCTCACCAAGATCAAGAGCGCCGTCGTCAGCCGCCGCGCCTGCGCTACCGTCAGCCGCAAGCTCGGACTCCCGAAGATGCTCAGCCTCGGCAAGGGCATGCACACCACCGCAGCGCTCCCGCAGTCGGTGGCCGCAGCCGTCTATGAGTCGGTGATCGCCGCCATCTACCTCGACGCTGGCATCGAGCCCGCCCGAGCCTTCATCCTTCGCACTATGACGCCTGTGCTCGAAGAGTGCACCCAGTCCCTCCACCAGCACAACTTCAAGTCCGTCCTCCAGCACTACACCCAGCGGCACCAGCCCGCCAACCCCAGCTACGTCCTCCTCGACGAGAAGGGCCCCGACCACGCCAAAGCCTTCGAGGTCTGCGTCGAGATCGCGGGGTTCCGCTTCGACTCAGCTTGGGCAAACAACAAGAAAGAAGCCGAACAAAAAGCCGCCCTCCAGGCGCTCACCGACATGGATATCGCCAGCCTCAGCGAAGACGGCACCATCACCATCCACGAAGACCGCTACGACCAGCCGCCCCGGATCGATCAGCTCTCATCCGATTCAGGCTGA
- a CDS encoding DUF2934 domain-containing protein produces MARKSTTGRARRTVGEAKAAVKSVVKAARAASKTSLKDQATVKPSVVVTLTHDQIANRAYFLWLAQGKPRGREFENWVRAESELRQSA; encoded by the coding sequence ATGGCACGAAAGAGCACAACTGGCCGAGCGCGTCGGACCGTGGGTGAGGCGAAGGCGGCCGTCAAGAGCGTGGTGAAGGCGGCTCGCGCCGCGAGCAAGACGTCGCTGAAGGACCAAGCGACAGTCAAGCCAAGCGTGGTGGTGACGCTAACGCACGACCAGATCGCGAACCGGGCCTATTTTTTGTGGCTGGCTCAGGGCAAGCCTCGAGGCCGCGAGTTCGAGAACTGGGTGCGTGCCGAGTCTGAGCTTCGGCAATCAGCCTGA
- the bcp gene encoding thioredoxin-dependent thiol peroxidase produces the protein MPTTIERVSSDMTKPLTEVGKKAPALSLKDEDGKAHKLADYKGKWVVLYFYPKDDTSGCTKQACQFRDGLPKFRKSKAVILGVSPDDETSHTKFIAKHDLNFTLLADPDASICAKYGVWQEKSMYGKKYMGVVRTTYLIDPDGKVAERWDKVKVPGHDAEVLQRIKELS, from the coding sequence ATGCCAACGACAATTGAACGAGTTTCATCGGATATGACCAAGCCGCTGACAGAAGTCGGCAAAAAAGCCCCCGCGCTGAGCCTGAAGGACGAGGACGGCAAGGCGCACAAGCTCGCTGATTACAAGGGCAAGTGGGTCGTGCTCTACTTCTATCCCAAGGATGACACGTCGGGGTGCACGAAGCAGGCGTGCCAGTTTCGAGATGGGCTGCCGAAGTTCAGGAAGTCGAAAGCGGTGATCCTGGGCGTCAGCCCGGATGATGAGACATCGCACACGAAGTTCATCGCGAAACACGACCTGAACTTCACCCTGCTCGCGGACCCCGACGCCTCGATCTGTGCCAAGTACGGGGTCTGGCAGGAAAAGAGCATGTACGGCAAGAAGTACATGGGGGTGGTGCGGACGACCTACCTGATCGACCCGGACGGGAAGGTCGCCGAGCGGTGGGACAAGGTGAAGGTTCCGGGTCACGACGCGGAGGTGCTCCAGCGGATCAAGGAGCTTTCGTGA
- a CDS encoding prepilin-type N-terminal cleavage/methylation domain-containing protein translates to MFSKPGIRHRSQRPAFTLIELLVVISIIALLIGILLPALSAARNTARNITCGSSVRQFGIAMQTYLIDHRDTYFWRAPNEFINDFGMEWYAWGGRESGNAHTGQLIFNNLSPRPLNRYMGESIEAFQCPFDTDPVAWSVFEDQTYTHFDLVGNSYNFNATGRPNTHFVPDGWGLAGRRSAALFTPSESPVFFDASGAKAAPNTEVWHADDKLNLGFADGHVKFRAMPEETDPDIDWVEPSDDWIVTTVFAAP, encoded by the coding sequence ATGTTTTCCAAGCCCGGAATCCGCCACCGTTCTCAGCGACCGGCGTTCACACTCATCGAACTGCTCGTCGTCATCTCCATCATCGCCCTGCTCATCGGCATCCTGCTCCCGGCCCTCTCAGCAGCCCGCAACACCGCTCGCAACATCACCTGCGGCTCCAGCGTCCGCCAGTTCGGCATCGCGATGCAGACCTACCTCATCGACCACCGCGACACCTATTTCTGGCGTGCCCCGAATGAGTTCATCAATGACTTCGGTATGGAGTGGTACGCATGGGGAGGCCGCGAATCCGGCAACGCCCACACTGGCCAGCTCATCTTCAACAACCTCTCGCCTCGCCCCCTCAACCGCTACATGGGCGAGTCCATTGAGGCCTTCCAATGCCCCTTCGACACGGATCCTGTCGCCTGGTCCGTCTTCGAGGACCAGACCTACACCCACTTCGACCTTGTCGGCAACTCCTACAACTTCAACGCAACCGGCCGACCCAACACCCACTTCGTTCCCGACGGCTGGGGTCTCGCTGGCCGCCGCTCGGCAGCGCTCTTCACGCCCTCCGAGTCCCCTGTGTTCTTCGATGCCTCGGGTGCCAAAGCCGCCCCCAACACCGAGGTCTGGCACGCTGACGACAAACTCAACCTCGGTTTCGCCGACGGGCACGTCAAGTTCCGCGCGATGCCCGAAGAAACCGATCCCGATATCGACTGGGTTGAGCCTTCGGACGACTGGATCGTCACCACCGTCTTCGCCGCCCCCTAA
- the gmd gene encoding GDP-mannose 4,6-dehydratase — protein sequence MSNKKCALITGITGQDGSYLTELLLDKGYDVHGIIRRSSSFNTDRIDHLYKDPHEKGSRLKLHYGDLTDANGLARLITQVKPTEVYNIGAQSHVKVSFDQPIYTGDATGLGAAKLLEAFRDYQETTSNPIRYYQASTSEMFGGMPETAPQSEDTPFHPRSPYGVAKLYAHWLTINYRESYDLHASCGILFNHESPRRGETFVTRKITRAVGRIKQGLQTKLYLGNLDAKRDWGFAGDYVEQMWMMLQQDTPDDYVVATGETHTVREFCERAFSRVGLDYNDHVEIDPRYFRPAEVDLLLGDPTKAKKQLGWVPRTSFDELVNMMVDHDVELASREKTLRDAGHVVTASMGHD from the coding sequence GTGTCCAATAAGAAATGTGCCTTGATCACCGGCATCACCGGTCAGGACGGTTCCTACCTCACTGAGTTGTTGCTCGACAAAGGCTACGACGTCCACGGCATCATCCGGCGCTCGAGTTCCTTCAATACCGACCGAATCGATCACCTCTACAAAGACCCGCACGAAAAGGGGAGCAGGCTCAAGCTCCACTACGGCGACCTCACCGATGCTAACGGTCTCGCCCGGCTCATCACTCAGGTCAAGCCCACCGAGGTCTACAACATCGGGGCCCAGTCCCACGTCAAGGTTTCCTTCGACCAGCCCATCTACACCGGCGACGCCACCGGACTCGGCGCCGCCAAACTCCTCGAAGCCTTCCGCGACTACCAGGAAACGACCAGCAACCCGATCCGCTACTACCAGGCCTCCACCTCCGAGATGTTCGGCGGGATGCCCGAGACCGCACCCCAGTCTGAAGACACGCCTTTCCACCCGCGCTCGCCCTACGGCGTCGCCAAGCTCTACGCTCACTGGCTCACCATCAACTACCGCGAGTCCTACGACCTTCACGCATCCTGCGGCATCCTCTTTAACCACGAGTCACCCCGCCGCGGCGAGACCTTCGTCACCCGAAAGATCACCCGCGCCGTCGGCCGCATCAAGCAAGGTCTGCAAACCAAGCTCTACCTCGGCAACCTCGATGCCAAACGCGACTGGGGCTTCGCTGGCGACTACGTCGAGCAGATGTGGATGATGCTCCAGCAGGACACCCCCGACGACTACGTTGTCGCTACCGGCGAAACCCACACCGTCCGCGAGTTCTGTGAGCGAGCCTTCAGCCGTGTCGGACTCGACTACAACGACCACGTCGAGATCGACCCGCGTTACTTCCGACCCGCCGAAGTCGACCTGCTCCTCGGTGACCCCACCAAAGCCAAGAAACAACTCGGCTGGGTCCCCAGGACCTCGTTCGACGAACTCGTCAACATGATGGTCGATCACGATGTCGAACTCGCCTCGCGGGAAAAAACCCTCCGCGATGCCGGACACGTTGTAACCGCCAGCATGGGCCACGACTGA
- a CDS encoding dihydrodipicolinate reductase C-terminal domain-containing protein, with amino-acid sequence MLAPQRFLIIGAGKTGGHVPSALPPDAAIDIATTRMPLTEQRLADADAVIVFVPPAAMPDLIDPLLDARLPAVIGTTGVTWPADLDTRLRLAQTPWLVGSNFSLGMNLMFLMAELLGRSQQLAPEAFVGSTTAIHETHHIHKKDKPSGSALRLRDAFVDASLPITAERTGDVAGHHELRMTLPHETLTVTHDVADRAVFAQGAAWAAQHLLPGLPAGFHRFEDQLRQHLRNQHHESV; translated from the coding sequence ATGCTCGCCCCGCAACGCTTTCTGATCATCGGTGCCGGCAAGACCGGTGGACACGTCCCCAGCGCCCTCCCGCCCGATGCCGCCATCGACATCGCTACCACCCGCATGCCCCTCACCGAGCAGCGCCTCGCCGATGCCGATGCCGTGATCGTCTTTGTGCCTCCAGCCGCCATGCCGGACCTCATCGACCCGCTCCTCGACGCCCGGCTCCCCGCTGTCATCGGCACCACCGGCGTCACCTGGCCCGCCGACCTCGACACTCGCCTCCGCCTCGCCCAGACCCCCTGGCTCGTAGGCTCCAACTTCAGCCTTGGAATGAACCTGATGTTTCTCATGGCCGAACTCCTTGGCCGCAGTCAGCAGCTCGCCCCCGAAGCCTTCGTGGGTTCAACAACCGCCATCCACGAAACCCATCACATCCACAAGAAGGACAAGCCCTCCGGCTCCGCGCTGCGTCTGCGTGACGCTTTCGTCGACGCATCGCTCCCGATCACTGCCGAGCGCACCGGCGACGTCGCCGGTCATCACGAACTCCGCATGACCCTGCCCCACGAAACCCTCACCGTGACCCATGACGTCGCCGACCGCGCCGTCTTTGCACAGGGTGCCGCGTGGGCCGCTCAGCACCTCCTGCCCGGCCTTCCCGCCGGCTTTCACCGTTTTGAAGATCAACTCCGCCAACACCTCAGGAACCAACACCATGAATCCGTTTA